Proteins encoded together in one Lathyrus oleraceus cultivar Zhongwan6 chromosome 5, CAAS_Psat_ZW6_1.0, whole genome shotgun sequence window:
- the LOC127081883 gene encoding uncharacterized protein LOC127081883 produces the protein MQLRSKLALLVYIEETSESCYKVILNSWDVIDKIASQPNGLSILSNKFNICYPLEHSHELKDYLRLLYNSVAQYSFPLVRDICKAIDGAAFGSDVLSKIYGAAVVYEGNNTCKVNPKEYDVKPFYGWHWQVCSEIVMPIGIGNSSMFQPKPFNFESYAKKCMKDFGVINVKYYGGHNIKLVLQKFGSNIIFSNGLRDPYSSSGGVLNDISDSLATALKYFFQNGPPS, from the exons ATGCAACTTCGTTCAAAGCTCGCTCTTTTAGTTTATATTGAG GAAACCAGTGAAAGTTGCTACAAAGTTATACTAAATTCTTGGGACGTCATTGACAAAATTGCTTCTCAGCCAAATGGTCTTTCCATTTTGAGCAATAAATTCAACATATGCTA TCCATTAGAGCATAGCCATGAATTGAAAGACTATTTGCGGTTACTTTATAACTCTGTAGCTCAGTACAGTTTTCCTCTAGTTAGGGATATCTGTAAGGCCATTGATGGAGCTGCCTTTGGAAGTGATGTCCTCAGTAAGATATACGGAGCTGCTGTTGTTTACGAAGGAAACAACACATGTAAAGTTAATCCAAAAGAATATGATGTAAAGCCATTTTACGGTTGGCATTGGCAGG TTTGCAGTGAAATTGTGATGCCCATTGGTATTGGGAATTCTTCCATGTTTCAACCCAAACCATTCAACTTCGAGAGCTATGCTAAAAAGTGTATGAAAGATTTTGGTGTCATAAATGTCAAGTATTATGGAGGTCAT AATATAAAGCTAGTTCTTCAAAAGTTTGGAAGCAATATTATATTTTCAAATGGACTAAGAGATCCTTACAGCAGTAGTGGCGG GGTTTTGAATGACATCTCTGACAGTC